From one Botrytis cinerea B05.10 chromosome 7, complete sequence genomic stretch:
- the BcmetC gene encoding BcmetC, with amino-acid sequence MSSPSGSSQASGAGKANGALNKAFPHIDLDGHNLPPSPAPSSPHNGRRYALATELVYTETKDQYGASSMPIYQSATFKQNLAGGGSEYDYTRSGNPTRTHLERHLAKIMNANRALVVGSGMGALDVITRVLRPGDEVITGDDLYGGTNRLLTYLAANTGIIVHHVDTTTPDKVKAVLGPKTAMVLLETPTNPLIKIVDIATIARTAHELNEKALVVVDNTMLSPMLCNPLDLGADIVYESGTKYLSGHHDIMAGVLAFNDPAIGDKMYFTINSTGCGLSPNDSFLLMRGIKTLAIRMERQQTNAQAIAEFLETHGFRVRYPGLKSHPQYDLHWSMARGAGAVLSFETGDVALSERIVEAAKLWGISVSFGCVNSLISMPCQMSHASIDAKTRKERQMPEDIIRLCVGIEDVNDLIDDLSRALVQAGAVKVTLDGFHAIDAAQAIAEVPIAESDAAAAPL; translated from the exons ATGTCTTCACCATCAGGCTCCTCACAAGCATCGGGAGCTGGCAAAGCTAATGGTGCCCTCAACAAAGCATTCCCGCACATTGACCTTGATGGTCACAACCTTCCTCCCTCGCCTGCACCTTCCAGTCCTCACAATGGCAGAAGATATGCCTTGGCCACCGAATTAGTCTATACCGAGACTAAGGATCAATATGGAGCTTCAAGTATGCCAATATATCAATCTGCCACATTCAAACAGAATTTGGCTGGTGGTGGATCAGAATACGATTATACACGTTCCGGAAATCCTACAAGAACACATCTGGAACGACATCTCGCGAAGATTATGAACGCCAATCGCGCCCTCGTCGTCGGTTCTGGCATGGGAGCATTAGATGTTATTACAAGAGTTTTACGACCTGGAGATGAAGTTATTACAGGAGACGATCTGTACGGAGGTACCAACCGATTGTTGACATACTTGGCTGCGAATACTGGCATAATTGTACACCATGTTGATACGACTACTCCCGATAAAGTCAAAGCAGTTCTGGGTCCTAAAACAGCTATGGTTTTGCTCGAGACACCAACCAATCCTTTGATAAAGATTGTCGATATTGCGACAATCGCAAGGACAGCACACGAGTTGAATGAGAAAGCCTTAGTTGTCGTCGACAATACTATGCTTTCTCCTATGCTATGCAACCCCTTGGATCTCGGCGCAGATATAGTCTATGAGTCAGGCACAAAATATCTCTCTGGGCATCACGATATCATGGCTGGTGTTCTAGCTTTCAATGACCCCGCCATTGGAGATAAAATGTACTTCACAATTAATTCTACTGGTTGCGGGCTCTCGCCAAACGATTCATTCTTACTTATGAGGGGAATAAAGACTTTGGCAATCCGCATGGAACGACAACAGACAAACGCACAAGCAATTGCTGAATTCCTTGAAACACATGGTTTCCGTGTAAGGTACCCTGGTTTGAAATCCCATCCTCAATATGATCTTCACTGGTCTATGGCTCgtggagctggagctgtaTTGTCTTTTGAAACAGGCGATGTTGCTCTCTCTGAGAGAATTGTTGAAGCAGCAAAGTTATGGGGCATTAGTGTCAGTTTTGGCTGTGTCAACAGTCTGATCAGTATGCCATGCCAAATGAGTCATGCCAGTATTGATGCAAAGACGAGAAAGGAAAGACAGATGCCTGAGGATATCATTAGATTGTGTGTCGGGATTGAGGACGTGAATGATTTAATTGACGATTTGAGCCGTGCT CTCGTTCAAGCAGGTGCTGTGAAGGTAACTCTTGATGGATTCCATGCTATAGACGCAGCTCAAGCTATTGCTGAGGTGCCAATAGCTGAATCGGATGCAGCAGCAGCTCCATTGTAA
- the Bcmsp1 gene encoding Bcmsp1 — MMGDGNSRKYGLLQDLLLIVVSTASFYYVAKSLIPALPFQNDAEKEQHEEARLKAAANLRRLNRRGSDDDSDSEETVSGRGKPRRPRKEDLILDQYENQIAMEVVAPEDIPVGFDDIGGLDDIIEELKESVIYPLTMPHLYSHSSPLLSAPSGVLLYGPPGCGKTMLAKALAHESGACFINLHISTLTEKWYGDSNKLVRAVFSLARKLQPSIVFIDEIDAVLGQRRSGEHEASGMVKAEFMTLWDGLTSSNKSGLPARIMILGATNRIQDIDEAILRRMPKKFPVSLPSNSQRRRILNLILKDTKTDPNNFDIEYLTRVMAGMSGSDIKEACRDAAMVPVREFIREQRERGMSMSGVDHSNVRGVRTEDFFGRKGGGQIIKDNHARQIAAETSSTTRGTTTSSDGYEDVEESVAESMD, encoded by the exons ATGATGGGGGATGGTAACAGCAGGAAGTATGGCCTCTTACAAGATCTATTATTGATCGTTGTTTCT ACTGCCTCTTTTTACTACGTCGCAAAGAGTTTAATACCGGCTCTACCCTTCCAGAACGATGCTGAGAAAGAACAACACGAAGAAGCAAGGTTAAAAGCCGCGGCGAACCTCCGAAGATTAAACAGAAGGGgtagtgatgatgattcagattcagagGAAACAGTTTCGGGGAGAGGAAAGCCTCGCCGTCCTCGTAAGGAGGACTTGATTCTTGATCAATATGAAAATCAGATTGCCATGGAAGTTGTAGCTCCAGAGGATATTCCTGTCGGTTTTGATG ATATTGGTGGCCTGGACGATATTATCGAAGAGTTAAAGGAATCCGTTATATACCCTCTTACAATGCCTCATTTGTACTCGCATTCATCCCCTCTTTTATCTGCACCTTCTGGTGTACTATTATATGGTCCTCCAGGGTGCGGCAAAACCATGTTGGCAAAGGCTTTGGCGCATGAAAGTGGAGCTTGTTTTATCAATCTACATATCTCGACTCTTACAGAAAAGTGGTATGGTGATTCGAATAAGCTGGTTCGCGCAGTATTTTCTTTGGCCAGAAAATTGCAACCCAGTATCGTGTTCATCGATGAGATAGATGCAGTATTGGGACAAAGACGAAGTGGTGAACATGAAGCCAGTGGTATGGTCAAAGCAGA ATTCATGACACTCTGGGACGGTCTCACTTCGTCAAATAAGAGTGGATTACCAGCTAGAATTATGATTCTTGGTGCTACAAATAGAAttcaagatattgatgagGCAATTCTACGAAGAATGCCCAAGAAATTTCCTGTTTCATTACCCTCGAACTCGCAAAGAAGGCGtatcttgaatttgatccTAAAAGATACCAAAACCGATCCAAATAActtcgatattgaataccTCACAAGAGTTATGGCTGGCATGTCGGGAAGTGATATTAAGGAGGCATGTAGAGATGCAGCTATGGTTCCAGTTCGAGAATTCATCAGAGAACAGAGGGAAAGAGGTATGTCCATGAGTGGGGTTGACCATTCGAATGTTCGAGGTGTACGGACAGAGGATTTCTTCGGTAGAAAGGGGGGCGGACAGATTATCAAGGACAATCATGCACGACAAATAGCTGCAGaaacttcatcaacaacaagagGCACCACGACTTCTAGTGATGGCTacgaagatgttgaagagagCGTTGCTGAATCAATGGACTAA